One stretch of Chroicocephalus ridibundus unplaced genomic scaffold, bChrRid1.1 SCAFFOLD_92, whole genome shotgun sequence DNA includes these proteins:
- the LOC134509612 gene encoding olfactory receptor 14C36-like, which yields MSNVSCTIEFVLLAFADTRELQLLHFGLFLAIYLAALLGNGLIIGAVACDHHLHTPMYFFLLNLSLLDLGSISTTVPKSMANSLWDTRVISYCRCAAQVFWFLFFVSSEYYLLTVMAYDRYVAICKPLHYGTLMDSRACIKMAAAAWGGGFLNAVIHTGNTFSLPLCQGNAVGQFFCEIPQLLKLSCSDSYVRKAGFTVVSLCVACGCFLFLVLSYVQIFRAVLRIPSEQGRHKAFSTCLPHLAVVSLFAISAMFAYLKPPSISSPSLDLVVAVLYAVVPPTANPLIYSMRNQELKEALKRLIHCLLLQQE from the coding sequence ATGTCCAACGTCAGCTGCACCATCGAGTTCGttctcctggcatttgcagacacacgggagctgcagctcttgcactttgggctcttcctggccatctacctggctgccctcctgggcaacggcctcatcatcggcgctgtagcctgtgaccaccacctccacacccccatgtacttcttcctcctcaacctctccctccttgatctgggctccatctccaccactgtccccaaatccatggccaactccctctgggacaccagggttATTTCCTACTGTAGATGCGCTGCCCAGGTCTTctggtttctcttctttgtttcttcagaATActatcttctcaccgtcatggcctatgaccgctacgttgccatctgcaaacccctgcactacgggaccctcatGGACAGCCGAGCTTGCATcaaaatggcagcagctgcctggggtggTGGTTTCCTCAACGCGGTGATTCACACTGGAAACACATTTTCactacccctctgccaaggcaatgctgtgggccagttcttctgtgaaatcccccagctcctcaagctctcctgctcggACTCCTATGTCAGGAAAGCTGGGTTTACTGTGGTCAGTCTTTGTGTAGCTTGCGggtgttttctgttccttgtcctgtcctatgtgcagatcttcagggctgtgctgaggatcccctctgagcaggggcggcacaaagccttttccacctgcctccctcacctggccgtggtctccctgtttgccatctctgccatgtttgcctacctgaagcctcCCTCCATCTCGTCCCCTTCCCTAGATCTGGTGGTGGCTGTTCTGTATGCAGTGGTGCCTCCCACAgcgaaccccctcatctacagcatgaggaaccaggagctcaaggaggcaCTAAAGAGACTCATCCACTGTCTGCTGTTGCAGCAGGAATAA